The genomic segment ccTGTACGTCACGTACCGCCAGCCGCACTTCATGCGCCCGCTGCTCAACGCCGAGGGGCTGTGGGATCTCGAGATGGACGtcttggccggcggcgagagcgcGTTCGACTACTACGGCTTCATcttgcggaagaagaagggggagcAGGGCGGGGTTGATTCGGGAGGGATGAAGGCGTGAGTGGGTGTGGGTATGAGAGGAAGAGGTGACGTTAGAGACGCTCGGGTTGGAATAGACAAAATTACGGACGAGGTCCCGTCTCGAAACTTCTGTTTCTCGGTATGTAGACTGATGATGGTTCTCGGACCCGGTTGGTGCTGGCAAAGAACGAACGCCAGGGGTTGCGTATACCAGAcagacgatggcggcctggTTCGGCTcagctcagctcagcccagctCGGCCAAGGTTGTCTCGGCCGGATCCCGGCTCACATACGTGAATGTCTTTGTGCCGTGTCTCGTGGTCAACCGGCCCGCCCTTCTCAGTGTTGACTCGCTTGCATTCGTATTGGTGTCGAGTTGTCACGTCTCGGCGCACGAGACACggtctcactcactcactcactgtTGTCTCGGTCGAGAAATGATACCTGTCCAATGTCCAAGACATCGTTGTTTCTTTTTCGGCCACCGATTCAAATATCATGTCTAGGTTACAGAACTCATCAGGGATATCTCTGGCGAACACACAACCCAGTCAGTCTCAGAGCCCCAGCGCCCGGTTCGCCCGCTCAATCATCTCCCTCTCGGCCTGCCCCtccccgacggcgaccagcTTCTCTAATCCCATTGCCCGCCTCGCCTCTGCCCCACGAATGGCGTCTTCCCCGGGCCGCCCGACGTGCTCACTTTCTCCCTTGCCGCCAGGGAAATCCGGCCCTGGAAGCCCGTTCAGGAACGCCTCCCGCTGCCTCGCCAGGTATTCCACGTTCAAGTCCGTCGCCGGACACACGGGAATATAGATGACGCTCGAGTCGCCCCGGCCCTGGTGCACGGTGTCGACGGCATGGATCTGGTCCGTGTGCCATACAACAAAGTCCCCGGGCCGGATGCGTGGCACATGCACCATGGTCTCGCCGAGGCGCAGGTGCGGGTGCAGCGCGTCGCTGAGCTCCTGACCGTGGCCCGGCGTCGCGCCCTGCAGCTCGCTCgtcatctcgtcgccgcccgtgaACGCCCAATTGTCCTCCCGAAGAAacgcctcggcgccgacatcGCTGGCGGTCCTTCGTGGCTGGAAGAACGGCCGCAGCAGGAAATAGGCCGTCGAGAGCTGCACGAGCGGGTTCACGAGCAGCGTGCCCTCACGCGGCCCGCTGGCGCTCATGCTCAGCCACCCCTGGAACATGCGGAACATGCTGCatgcgccggcgccgttgtaCAGGTCCTGCACGGCCTCTACGCGCGCCGTCACGTCCCACGGGTCGTAGCTTTCCCAGTCACCGCGGAACACAGCGTCGTAGGTACCGCCACCGCGGCCGTACCCGTCGCGCTCCCACCGCTCCACGGACCCGCCGTCGATGTgcgggccgagggcgaaggtGGCGTCGCCAGGCTGCCGGATCCGCAGCCGGTCGCTGTACGTCAGGGGCTGCATCGAGATGGCCGCGCCGCCTGAGGACGCGCTCCACAGCTCGCGTATGAGCGTTGCTTGCGTCTTGAGCATGTTGGGGTGCGCGCGGGCCCTGAGCTGCGGCAAAGACCAGTACAGCTCATATACTTGGGGGTTGTCGGCGGGGAAAGCTGCGTCGTGTTAGTGATGGTTGCCATTTGCGGTTTCCGTTTGGAGAGAAAAAGGCGAAGAGGGGGTTAGATACTCACCCTTTGTGAACGGGTTCTTGCGCACATACGCCTCAATCTCTTCTTTGTATCCCCTCGCCTCCTTCTCATCAACAACGCCTCGAACAACCGCGGCGCCCCTTTTGCGGATCTCCGCCTTCAACCCGTTAATGTCTTCGTCGATGTTCTTGAAATCGACGCTGGGGATGATGGCGGGGCCCTTGGCCACGACAGTCTCGTTCTCCTCGCGCAGGGCGCGCACGAGGCGGCCCCAGGACTTAACCACGGCGTCCTCGTGCCCGGCAACAAGGTCCTGTTTAAGCGTGCGGAAGCGGTCCGGCAGGGGCTCACGCGTTGTGCCGGAGAgggagacgaagacggaCGAGATGTCGCCTTCCTTCTTGGGGCCGTGGCGGGAGGCTGCGGTGCCCATCATAACGGTGCGACGTTGGGGCTGAAGACGCAGCAGGGAGGTGGTTCTGCACCGGGAAAGGGTGATAAGGCGGGACATGTTGGTGGGCTTTCAACGTGAAGTGAGTTTGAAGTCGTTGAGGTCGTTGAGGATGTGGCGTTGACCCGGGTTGTACCATATACTACCACGAGGCTGGTGATGCGATGCCGAGTGACTCAACTGCAGTCCGTCTTTTCCAAACAAAGTGGTGAACTGGCTAGATATCGGCCCAGGTAGAAAGGTATCAAGTGCTGGATGTCCAAGATGATCAGCTTGCCAGCATTAACAGCCAAGAAAACCTCCCCCATCACCACAGCCGAGCCCATCGAGCCCTCTTATATCAAACCAGATGTCTTTTACGCCCTCTTCGACCCTGGCGGTCTTCTCGAATGGGGCATCCCGAATTTCGAGATGTCCACGTCGTCCATCGAGGATGTCGTGTGTGTGGTATGTCGGAAGCCACTGACGCGCCTTTGAGCGGCCCCGCTCACCCGTCGTGATGGGGCCGCTTGGGATCAATCCACATGATGACATGCATCTCCCCCTCGTCCCATATCCCCACGAGCTAACCCGCTATGGCCAAAACACTTTGCAGCAAATGGTCAGGTGCGTGGCGGGGCAAACTTGgtagggaggggggttgcgGAGGGAAACCCGAACGGGATCGgggaatgagagagagagacagagagagaaagaatgAATAGTGGACTGTGGGGGTGCATAAGCTAGTCTGGGTTCGTTCTTAGTGCAACAATGATCTGCGGATGGATTATGGATTTTCCGATTCGCTGAATTCACGCTTTATGCGAAACTGCACGGACCAATAGCTCCAAGTCGGTCTTCCGGGCAACGAAGGGATTACCGGCTTACTAACATGTACACTTGACGGCCTCACTCTGTTATCACTCAAAAGATGTCCACACCCCATTGCATGCCCAGCTCATCCATTCTGTCAGATAACGCCCAGACAGAGGCATCAGTATTAGACTATCGTACCCAAAAGGCGGCCTGTGTCCGCAAACTCCGTCAGATCCCCAGCATAGGCCGTCCATCCTTCGTCGCTACCCGTTACAGATGCTTGGAAAGGCAAAATAATAGACTacagaaaaaaagacaaaaaaagaaaaaagaagcGGTCCGTCCACGCCACTTCCGGCGGCTCTGATGTTGGTACAAACGGAGGAATGATCCGTTCTACCATTAGCTGTCTCCTAGTTGCCCGTTGGCCCTGCGTATGCGGCTCACTTCGCTCCTGAGGTCGCGATTCTCCGTTTCGAGCCCGCCAAGTCGCTGCCTGGCCGCGTTACGGTCCTGCGAACGGCCCTCACGCTCTGCCTTGAGCTTGTTCTCGAGGTCGCGCAGCTTGAAGATCCACCGGTTGTCGGTGGGGTCTCTCTCTGCGAGCGTCGTCTCAAAAGGGTTGTGGTTGGCGGACcctggcgtcggcgtcgtccctgtccccgtcgtcgtcaccgtgTGGCTCGAAGCGCTGCgggtcatcgtcgacgcccgctCGCCCTTGCGCGGCTTTCGTTCGCGCTCACGAGGTCCCGTCGGgatggacggcgacggactGCCGCTGCCGGGCTCAGGCATGGCCGCGTTCGGGTCGTTGTTGGCTGAATAGGCCGCCCGACTCCTGACGTCCTGCGCCGTCCGCAGCGTCGCGTTTTCCACCTTGAGCTGGCGGTAGGCGTCCTCCAACCGTGACATCCTTGCCTGCTCGTACGACCCAAGCGTCCCGGACGTCATGCTGTTGCGCACAATCGTCTCAAGCCGCTCGAGCTTCTTTGTCCGGGACTCGAGGTTGTTCTCGAGGCTCTGGTACTCGCGCCACAAATCCCGCTCCACACCCTTGATGCGGGACGAGAACCCGCCTACCATCGTCTCAATTGTCTTGACTGCCGCCAGCAGGTTCTTGCTGAAGCCCGGCAGCATCgtggcgacggcctcgagggagGGCAGCGCACGCCCGTTGATGAGGCTGTTGTCGTGCGCCCAGTCGGTGCCGCAGAGGGCCGAGAGTCGCGTCCACAGCACGAGCAGCAGGTTGTTGCGCTCCGTGAGCTGGTCTCTGAACGTCGCCTCGAGCTGCGAGATCCTCTTCTTGTCCTGGGCCCGCGTTGACTCGAGCTCCGAGATGCGCAGATCTTGCGTGCTGACGGTCCTCGACACGTGCAGGTGCGTCTTCTGGAACGTCTCGAACTGGTTCCTCGTCGTTCGGTGCGCCTgcctctccttctcgagctctcCCGCGAGCTTGCGAGACTCCAGCCCGTGAGACTCGAGCAGGGCGTCGCGCTGCTTGATGAGGCGGTCTTTCTCAACGAGGGATGCCTTGGTTGTGTCCAGCTCGCGGACCGTGTTCTCGAGCTCACGCTGGAGCTTGGCAATCGACTGTCGTTTTTGTCAGTGTGAGAAATACGTACGCCGAACAAGACCGGTCTCGGGCTTACCTTGAGCAGGCTGGAACGCGTCCCGTTAAGATCGCCCAGTGCCTCTCTAAGATTGTTCTCCAGTTCCATGAGCCGCTCTTTCCATTCGGTCGCTTCGACTTCGCGCGAGGTGAGACTCTTACGCAACCTCCGGGCTtcgtccttggccgccgACATCTCGCGGTTGAGCTCGTTGACAAACTGCTGtacctcctccttctcctggtTAGACACCATCTCGTGCTGCCGACGCTCCGTGGCCAGGCGTTGCTCCAGCTCCTTGACCCTGTCGCGCTCCTCGCGCAGGCTTTGCTCCGTGTTGGCGAGTGCCGCTTCGAGATCGCCGATGCGGATCTTGTCgctctcctgctcctcccggAGAAAGGCGATCTCCCCCTGGCTGGATTCCTGTTGCACGCTGAGCCGCTGCGCCTTGTCGTTTGACTCGAGCAACTTGGTCTCAAGCTCCTCGGATTCCTTGTTAGCGTCCGCGAGGTCCTGTTCCAGCTGCTGTATCCTGCGGAACTTGGCGGCTTGCTCGTCCTCCAACCCGACCAGCGCCTCGCTCATCTTGCGCATTTCCTCCTGCAGCGCGTCAAAGTTTTCGGTTCGGTCGTTGAGCTCAAGTTGGAGCCTCTGTATCTCGTCGCTCCGTTGGTCGGCCTCGCCTTCGAGCGCGTCAATCTCCTCCTGCGCTTCTTTCCGCAATGACTCGAACTCCGCCTCCATGTCAGCCTGCTCCCTGAGCGCCTCGTCCCGTTCGGCCTGCAGCGCCACGAGGTCGTTCATGGCGTTGTCGAGGTCCTCCTGCAGCGTGACAGCGATCTCCTCTGCCTGTCGCTTGCCCTCAACTGCTGTCTCAAAGTCTGCCATGCATCCTTCGAGCTCACGTTGGAGCTCTTGATTCTGCAATTTGATCTCGCTGATCTTGTCACGcgtctcggccagcttgtTCTCCAGCTCTTCGCGTTCCAGCTCGTCAATCTCAGTCATTTGGGTTCTGCTGGCGCTTACGCGTGACATGGACCTGTGATGCGCACCAGCACGCGATGCCGAACGCTCCAGGAGGGAGTCCACCGTAGACGGTGCaggacctcctcgccgttgtGCCATCTTCAGGTCCTCGATCTCCTGGTACAGCCGCTCCTTTTCGCGGTTTCTCGACGTGAGCATGGATGTCTGCGCGCCAACCTCGCGCCTCAGCTCGGCGTTCTCGTGCCGCAGCTGCTCGCTCTCTCTGCGCAGCTCATCAACCAACGTGCTGGCGGCACTAAAGCCACCGTTCGTCTCGACGTCTCCCGAGAGGCCGGATACGGGACGACTGGGCGATGTTTGTCTCGGCTTCTTGGTGATATTGTAAATGTTGGTTGTATGGTGCAGGCCACCGTGTCCGCTGCTCATCTCCTGCTTGATGCGGAATAGTTCGTCGCGCAGCTTGCGGTTGTCTTCGTCGGATTGCTCGCGGCGGGCGGTTTCCTGTTCGAGGAGATCCTTCCAAACATCCGCCTCCTCCTGACTACCGAGGTTGCCACTGGTCCTCTCGCCCAGTGACCTGACGACCTCGCTCAGCTTGCGTTTCTCCGCCTCCTTAGCCATGCTGTCGTTGCGAAGCCTCTCGATCTCGGTCACGTACTCCTCGACGCGCTCGCGCAAGTAAatcagctcctcctcgcgctCCTGGGCGTCGTGGTCGGATGAGCTGTCGTTTGACGAGCCGCCGCTCCTCGCGGTACCGGGTCGATCTTGGTCGTCCTTGagctgcttctcgagctccttgaccCTCCTACGCAGTGCCTTGTTGTCGCGCTGGATGACGGCTAGGTTCGTCTTGAGCTCAACGTTCTCCGAGATCATTTCCCTAACACCCTCTTCGGAGAGCTTGTCGAGACGGTCGCTAAGAAACATGACCTTGAGCTTGAGGTCGAAATTCTCCTTGGACAGACGCTCGATGGTGCTGCTCTGCTCCTTGAGTGTCAGGTTCTTACCCGACCTCGTGGAAGCGCTGAGCGGCATGTCGGAGGGTTTGCGGGGCGTCACGAAGCCGCTCTTGTTTCTGTACTCCTTCGCCAGCGACTCGGGCACCTGCACATTTCTAACATGCCGGGCGATGACGGTGTCGGTCGGGGCGGTGAGGTTCTCTTTGGAAGGCTTTGGCGTAGCCaaaaggtcgtcgtcgtttcGCGGCAGTCGTCGGGGCGTGAATGCattgtcgacctcgtctaGTGTCTCGAGCTGGTTGGGCAACGACTCCGGATCGTCCATGCCGGAGACCATGCTGCCGATGCTCACGGAGCGCGACAATATGCTGCTGAGGCTTCGAGGCAAGCTCAAGGTaggggcggcgccgccggatTGAAGAGCAAAGTCGGCGCCCAGATTGGCGGTGCCTTCGCTCTCAAGATCATCGTGGGTATCGGGGTTGGTGATaaaggaggagacggaggagcGCTGACTGGCGCCGCGGCTTCGCAAGTACTTGGGTCGGGTGCCGTAGCTCAAGGCGTGTCCCGGTGTgctgccggcgtcgacgagacctCCACGCAGGCTTCCGTCCGATCGTTTGCTGCGCAGGGTTGTGGagaccgagtcggcggcggactcTGCACGAAGGAACGGTGGCTCCTCGTCAGTCTGGTCAGCCGGACTGGGCCCGTGTGAATGCTTGTCGGTCCGGTTGCTCGCGCTGGACACTGCTCTCGAGATTgtgcgggcggcggcggcggctgcgggcgaggaggacatggTTTCGAGGGCGGATGTCGTGTCGGAGACATCGGCGGAGGCAGAGTCTTGGGGACGCAACTCGGAAAGGTCATTGGCGTCCGACTTTTCGTCACGGTCTGGTTCAGAAGTCGGCCGGGGGCTCGGACTGGGACTCTTCGCAGGGGTATGTCGCGGCGGTGCAGGGGACCTGGCAggggcggcgccatcgaaGAGGTAGGTGTCGTCGGTGCCCTCGTGGGTTATTGTCGGGATAGGAGAGAGGCGAGAGACGAAACTCGATTCGACGTCTTGGAGATGGGCGCGTACGGCAGACTCAGCCAAGGAGTCGTGGCGCGAGTCGTCAAAGGTAGCGCCCTCGACGAAACTGCTGTCCGGGACGGCGGAGGCCTGGGGCCGTGGCGGAGGCAGCATGGATTCGTTTGAGGGATCGGAATGGGCCGGGGGCTTAGAGGGGGTCTTGAGGGCGGCGTCTGGGTCGGAGTCGGGGTGGCTGTTATGGGTGTGACCGTGTTCGTGATCACGGCCGTCGGGAGAGTGGTTCTCGGCGGGGATGGAGTGTgacttgtcgtcggcgggaGTGGTGTTTTCTGTAGGGTCATCAGGACGAGAGTCATTGTCGTCGTGTTCCAAGCGGCGGGCGGTGGTCGGGCGGTTgttgccgtcatcgtcgcgaTTGGGGCGGCTCGAGGGCCGGGTGTCGTCCTCACGTTCCATGGCGGATGGTGGTTGCGTGGTTCGGAGGATGCATTCGGCTGGTCAGGGGCGGTGGTTCTTTGTTATGcgcggtcgtcgtcgatagTCCCCGTGGGGACGGGTGGTCGTTTTCGGAGTGAGGATTCAGTGGCCGGTCTTGAGTCTTGACCGGGGGACAATTGGCCGTTCCTGACCGAGGATCAGATGGTCGTTCTTGAACAGAAGGTCGAGTCGTGTTGGATgggtgatggaggaggaCTGACTGTCGAGTGATGGGAGTCGGTTAACAAGGGGACTAAGGGATGTCAGGCAAGCTCTTCtgttctctctttcttctgACAGCGTCCGTGTATCTGGACTAAGTTGCAAGGACAGCGACGTGTGGCACAGAGCATTTGCGCCGTAGATGTAGACGCGGCCGTGGATGGATCAAGGGTCATGGGATGCCGATGCCACCAGCGACCAGCGAGCACAGGGCCACCACACCCGGGAAACCGTCCGGGCATGCAATTACATTGTACAGAAAGCAACTGACAGGAGGAGAGGGCACGTACCTTGAATGGCCCTTCCTTCTTTGGTTCGACTGCGACCTTGTAggtcggg from the Colletotrichum destructivum chromosome 10, complete sequence genome contains:
- a CDS encoding Putative isopenicillin N synthase-like superfamily; the protein is MSRLITLSRCRTTSLLRLQPQRRTVMMGTAASRHGPKKEGDISSVFVSLSGTTREPLPDRFRTLKQDLVAGHEDAVVKSWGRLVRALREENETVVAKGPAIIPSVDFKNIDEDINGLKAEIRKRGAAVVRGVVDEKEARGYKEEIEAYVRKNPFTKAFPADNPQVYELYWSLPQLRARAHPNMLKTQATLIRELWSASSGGAAISMQPLTYSDRLRIRQPGDATFALGPHIDGGSVERWERDGYGRGGGTYDAVFRGDWESYDPWDVTARVEAVQDLYNGAGACSMFRMFQGWLSMSASGPREGTLLVNPLVQLSTAYFLLRPFFQPRRTASDVGAEAFLREDNWAFTGGDEMTSELQGATPGHGQELSDALHPHLRLGETMVHVPRIRPGDFVVWHTDQIHAVDTVHQGRGDSSVIYIPVCPATDLNVEYLARQREAFLNGLPGPDFPGGKGESEHVGRPGEDAIRGAEARRAMGLEKLVAVGEGQAEREMIERANRALGL
- a CDS encoding Putative centrosomin motif 1, Mto2p-binding domain-containing protein, which codes for MEREDDTRPSSRPNRDDDGNNRPTTARRLEHDDNDSRPDDPTENTTPADDKSHSIPAENHSPDGRDHEHGHTHNSHPDSDPDAALKTPSKPPAHSDPSNESMLPPPRPQASAVPDSSFVEGATFDDSRHDSLAESAVRAHLQDVESSFVSRLSPIPTITHEGTDDTYLFDGAAPARSPAPPRHTPAKSPSPSPRPTSEPDRDEKSDANDLSELRPQDSASADVSDTTSALETMSSSPAAAAAARTISRAVSSASNRTDKHSHGPSPADQTDEEPPFLRAESAADSVSTTLRSKRSDGSLRGGLVDAGSTPGHALSYGTRPKYLRSRGASQRSSVSSFITNPDTHDDLESEGTANLGADFALQSGGAAPTLSLPRSLSSILSRSVSIGSMVSGMDDPESLPNQLETLDEVDNAFTPRRLPRNDDDLLATPKPSKENLTAPTDTVIARHVRNVQVPESLAKEYRNKSGFVTPRKPSDMPLSASTRSGKNLTLKEQSSTIERLSKENFDLKLKVMFLSDRLDKLSEEGVREMISENVELKTNLAVIQRDNKALRRRVKELEKQLKDDQDRPGTARSGGSSNDSSSDHDAQEREEELIYLRERVEEYVTEIERLRNDSMAKEAEKRKLSEVVRSLGERTSGNLGSQEEADVWKDLLEQETARREQSDEDNRKLRDELFRIKQEMSSGHGGLHHTTNIYNITKKPRQTSPSRPVSGLSGDVETNGGFSAASTLVDELRRESEQLRHENAELRREVGAQTSMLTSRNREKERLYQEIEDLKMAQRRGGPAPSTVDSLLERSASRAGAHHRSMSRVSASRTQMTEIDELEREELENKLAETRDKISEIKLQNQELQRELEGCMADFETAVEGKRQAEEIAVTLQEDLDNAMNDLVALQAERDEALREQADMEAEFESLRKEAQEEIDALEGEADQRSDEIQRLQLELNDRTENFDALQEEMRKMSEALVGLEDEQAAKFRRIQQLEQDLADANKESEELETKLLESNDKAQRLSVQQESSQGEIAFLREEQESDKIRIGDLEAALANTEQSLREERDRVKELEQRLATERRQHEMVSNQEKEEVQQFVNELNREMSAAKDEARRLRKSLTSREVEATEWKERLMELENNLREALGDLNGTRSSLLKSIAKLQRELENTVRELDTTKASLVEKDRLIKQRDALLESHGLESRKLAGELEKERQAHRTTRNQFETFQKTHLHVSRTVSTQDLRISELESTRAQDKKRISQLEATFRDQLTERNNLLLVLWTRLSALCGTDWAHDNSLINGRALPSLEAVATMLPGFSKNLLAAVKTIETMVGGFSSRIKGVERDLWREYQSLENNLESRTKKLERLETIVRNSMTSGTLGSYEQARMSRLEDAYRQLKVENATLRTAQDVRSRAAYSANNDPNAAMPEPGSGSPSPSIPTGPRERERKPRKGERASTMTRSASSHTVTTTGTGTTPTPGSANHNPFETTLAERDPTDNRWIFKLRDLENKLKAEREGRSQDRNAARQRLGGLETENRDLRSEVSRIRRANGQLGDS